The following nucleotide sequence is from Sebaldella sp. S0638.
TGGCTTTCTCTCTTTCTTCATTTTGAAGCCTTAATTTATTTTTCTTTATGTTCGCTATCAGTTCCCTTATGAATACTCTCTTATCTTCAACCAGAGATTCCATTTCCACATCTGCAAACAGTTTATATTGTACATAATTGTTTCTTAGCAGTACTGTCTCCTCTTCTTTTAATTCAAACCCTTCAAGCTCTAATCCTATATATACCCTTGCTTCCTCTGAATAATCTGATATTTTCTCTGTTATCTTCTCATCTGTATATCCCAGTTTATTTAGTCTTAATTTTAGAGCCTGAGGGAGCTCGTAATCTGCTCCCATTAGCTGTCCTCCTATGCAAAAGTTATATCTATTCTTCTTACTGACCTTTTCGCTACAATAATAGGAGTAAATCTTGAATATGCTATCTCTTTTCTGACTTTATTATCTTTGTCTATTTTTGTTTCTAATACATATCTACCATCAACATAACCCGGCATATCTCCTATCATCTGCTTTATTCCTGCGTAACCCCTATGTAGTTTTGTTGTATTTAGAAGTGTCATTCTGTTATCATTGGCTATTACAATATCATCAAATGGATCATATGTTGTGTTTGCCTGTTCCAGCAGAACATTGAATATTCTTGCTATTACTATATTTACATTACTCTTATTTATTTCTCCTAATTGCAGAGCTTCTGCCTGTCTCATAAATTTTTCATCTTTTAGTAAGTGGTCCACTATTTTTGAACCTATCAGTACTTTATTTGGAGCAAATCCATTTTCATTACAGTATTTCTGATGCTGTTCTACAAAGTAATTTACAAATGGATTTGATGTATTAATTGTCTTTGTTATCAGACTTCTAAGGTCAAATTTTATTGTTTTATTTGGATTATTTGTAGCTGAATATTCTCCTATATCCAACACTTTGGCACATACTAAGTTCTGCCCTTTCAGTATCTTTATCTTATTTCTTCTTGCTGCTTTATACATTACACCGTCTTCGGCTTTTACAAGAGCATTATTTACATACATGGATGCTCCCTGTTTTACCCTTAAGGCATCATCTGCTGTTAATGTGTATTCTGCCTTAAATACTCCAGGTACAATTATATTATCTGTATAATCCTCATCTTTTTTAGTATGTTCCCCCAGATAATCGTCTTCCGGTGATAATGGTGCTACTTCTTCTGTTTCTATTAATTCCGTATATTCTATTTCCCTTGCTGCTGAAGTTATTTCTTCTCCTTTGAATAAATCTAAAAATGGTGTTGTTACATCCACTGTTACCGCATCCATTACTCCTTGTCTTTTTCTTATCTCTCTTAAAAATTTATTGTTCTCGTCTAATATTGGCATTAGTCTATCTCCCTTCTAGTCTCTGTTTTTGAAAACTCTTTAAAATACAAATCTTTTATTTTCAGTTGTTCTACTGTCTCTATATCTAATGTTTCATAAGCTGCCATCCATTTTATATTTATTTCACCTGCTCTTATTACTTTTCCTCTTTCTCCGGCATCTAGTTTTTTTCCTTTTCCTAAACCTGCTTCCAGTACACCTATACACTCACTTGTAGTACCACTAACATAATTAACAATTTTCCCGTCTGCATAGTCTACAGCTACAAGTCCACCATCCTCAATGTCTTCCTTTAACTCATAAAAGTCAAATCTTTTTGGTGCTATGATCAGTGTGGCTTCTTTATATTTCTTTTTTTCCTGTCTCATTAGTTTTTACCTCCCTGTATTTTTTCTACAAATGATCTTCCCTCGTTATACCCGTTTACACCCATACTATTATCTGAACC
It contains:
- a CDS encoding major capsid protein → MPILDENNKFLREIRKRQGVMDAVTVDVTTPFLDLFKGEEITSAAREIEYTELIETEEVAPLSPEDDYLGEHTKKDEDYTDNIIVPGVFKAEYTLTADDALRVKQGASMYVNNALVKAEDGVMYKAARRNKIKILKGQNLVCAKVLDIGEYSATNNPNKTIKFDLRSLITKTINTSNPFVNYFVEQHQKYCNENGFAPNKVLIGSKIVDHLLKDEKFMRQAEALQLGEINKSNVNIVIARIFNVLLEQANTTYDPFDDIVIANDNRMTLLNTTKLHRGYAGIKQMIGDMPGYVDGRYVLETKIDKDNKVRKEIAYSRFTPIIVAKRSVRRIDITFA